In the Maribacter sp. MJ134 genome, one interval contains:
- the dusB gene encoding tRNA dihydrouridine synthase DusB: MPKIGDIQLTDFPLLLAPMEDVSDPPFRALCKEQGADVVYTEFISSEGLIRDAAKSVMKLDIYEKERPVGIQIFGANLESMLRSVEIVEKSGPDIIDINFGCPVKKVVSKGAGAGILKDIDLMVSLTKAMVEHTKLPVTVKTRLGWDEDSIKIVEVAERLQDVGCKAIAIHGRTRAQMYKGNADWHPIAAVKNNPRMHIPVFGNGDVDSPEAAMKMRDEFGLDGAMIGRASIGYPWFFREVKHYFETGTHLAPPTMQERVDAARRHLQMSIAWKGEKLGVFETRRHYTNYFKGIPNFKEYRMKMVTSDESVDVFAAFDEVLQKFGDHEFSLG, from the coding sequence ATGCCTAAAATAGGAGACATACAATTAACCGATTTTCCCTTGTTGCTTGCACCGATGGAAGATGTAAGCGACCCGCCGTTCCGTGCGCTGTGCAAGGAGCAGGGAGCCGATGTGGTGTATACGGAATTCATCTCTTCGGAAGGTCTTATCAGGGACGCCGCCAAGAGCGTTATGAAGCTGGATATCTATGAGAAGGAAAGACCTGTGGGCATTCAGATTTTCGGCGCCAATCTGGAGTCCATGTTACGGTCGGTAGAAATTGTAGAGAAATCCGGTCCGGATATTATTGACATTAATTTTGGCTGCCCCGTAAAAAAAGTGGTTTCTAAAGGTGCCGGTGCCGGTATTCTAAAGGATATTGATTTAATGGTATCCTTGACCAAGGCCATGGTGGAACACACCAAACTTCCGGTAACGGTAAAGACCCGTTTGGGGTGGGACGAGGATTCCATAAAAATAGTTGAGGTGGCCGAACGTTTACAGGATGTAGGCTGCAAGGCCATAGCTATTCATGGCAGAACGCGGGCACAGATGTACAAAGGAAATGCCGATTGGCATCCCATTGCGGCGGTAAAGAACAACCCTAGGATGCACATACCCGTCTTTGGAAACGGTGACGTAGATTCTCCGGAGGCCGCGATGAAAATGCGCGATGAATTTGGTCTCGACGGTGCTATGATAGGCAGGGCCAGCATAGGATATCCATGGTTTTTCAGAGAGGTAAAACACTACTTTGAAACAGGTACACATTTGGCGCCGCCAACTATGCAAGAACGCGTAGATGCCGCTAGGAGACACTTGCAAATGTCCATTGCATGGAAAGGTGAAAAACTGGGCGTTTTTGAAACCCGTAGGCACTATACCAATTATTTTAAGGGCATTCCCAATTTTAAGGAGTACCGCATGAAGATGGTTACCAGTGACGAATCCGTAGATGTTTTCGCCGCTTTTGACGAGGTGTTACAGAAATTCGGAGACCACGAATTTAGTTTAGGCTGA